From a region of the Phaseolus vulgaris cultivar G19833 chromosome 6, P. vulgaris v2.0, whole genome shotgun sequence genome:
- the LOC137831783 gene encoding putative B3 domain-containing protein At5g66980, which produces MESARQALEFFKVFLLNKASTQLQIPTSFTKFFNGIAPCKIILIDHDGKCWDVKLEKIEGRLVFKNGWQQFAKEKNLEEGDFLVFQYDGMSTFNVKIFSKTGCRKGATPPSREKVVPIVNLEKDSDEFGNKIQSNGIGKRSLPNTKLKLESVLEGACPSEGARRRSKRLKEEKDKKNDKKLALTKHVPLQNPHFQIYFDTPWRLKRVEIPKKPIKDMEIKLIGNIILRDENDRSWPVSIISTANQDRRYLGSGWLDFRQCNNIEEGCQCDFQFVVDKANVAKELLVRVRSKGGLQIV; this is translated from the exons CAAATACCAACATCTTTCACTAAGTTTTTCAATGGAATCGCACCATGCAAGATCATTCTCATTGATCACGATGGAAAATGTTGGGATGTTAAGTTGGAGAAAATCGAGGGTCGTTTGGTTTTTAAAAATGGGTGGCAGCAATTTGCCAAGGAGAAAAATTTAGAAGAAGGGGACTTTTTGGTTTTTCAGTATGATGGCATGTCTACCTTTAATGTGAAGATATTTTCGAAAACTGGGTGCAGGAAAGGGGCTACACCTCCAAGCCGCGAAAAAGTTGTTCCCATTGTGAATTTGGAAAAAGATTCTGATGAGTTTGGTAATAAAATCCAGAGCAATGGTATAGGGAAACGCTCACTGCCAAATACCAAATTAAAACTGGAATCAGTCTTAGAAG GGGCATGTCCATCTGAAGGAGCTCGGCGCAGATCAAAAAGACTgaaggaagaaaaagataaaaaaaatgacaagaAACTTGCTCTGACTAAGCATGTTCCATTGCAGAATCctcattttcaaatatattttgatactCCCTGGAGACTGAAAAGAGTG GAAATTCCTAAAAAGCCGATTAAGGACATGGAAATCAAGTTGATCGGGAATATAATTCTCAGGGATGAGAATGACAGGTCGTGGCCGGTGTCGATCATTTCCACAGCGAATCAAGACCGTCGTTATTTGGGAAGTGGATGGTTGGATTTCAGGCAGTGCAACAACATTGAAGAAGGGTGTCAATGTGATTTTCAGTTTGTTGTTGACAAAGCAAACGTAGCCAAAGAACTGCTTGTGCGCGTACGTTCGAAGGGAGGACTGCAAATAGTTTAG